The bacterium genome contains the following window.
CGGGTAAGAGCGCCGACTATATCGATACAGGAAGCTGGGCGTCCAAGGCCATTAAGGAAGCCAAGGTCGGCGACGGCGCATGCTCTGTTGTCTGGTCCGGCAAGGAAGAAAGCTATATGCGTGCACCAAAGCCGGAGGAGCTAAAGTTCAGCTCAGGTGCCGAGTATGTCCACATCTGTTCAAATGAGACCATAGGCGGCATACGCTATCCTGTCTTTCCTAAGACCGAGGCACCGCTGATCGCCGACATGTCAAGCGAGATCATGAGCCGGGCTATAGATGTGAACCAGTTTGGAATGATCTATGCGGGTGCTCAAAAGAACATCGGTCCATCTGGATTGGCGCTGGTGATAATACGCAGAGACCTGATTGAGCGAACTCCGGACAGCGTGCCGATTTTCCTGAGATACAAGACCCATGCCGAAGGCGGCAGTCTCTATAATACGCCCAATACCTGGGGAATATATATAGTCAAGCTGATAACCGATTGGGTTGCGTCTATAGGTGGAATTGCCGCTCTTCAGAAGATCAACGAGCAGAAAGCTGCTAAGCTATATACGCTGCTCGATTCCAGCAACTTCTGGACAGCTCCGGCAGATAAGGCCAGCCGTTCGATCATGAACGTGGTCTGGAGACTGCCGAGTGAGGAACTTGAGGAGAAGTTCGTCGGTGAGGCCAAAAAGGCAGGTATGATCGGCCTGAAGGGTCATCGCTCAGTAGGCGGCATTCGAGCAAGTATATATAATGCTGTCCCGATGGAAGCCGTAGATGCTCTGGTCAGCTTTATGAAGGACTTTGAATCCGCCAACGGCTGAGAGCTTTAAAGAGTAATGAATCAATAAAATGAGGGTCGGCAAGTTTGCCGGCCCTCTTTATTCGCGAAATCAGCTAACCCGGATTATGCGTTTCCAGCATAATTTGGTGCTCCGAGAGCATTATTCACGAGAAGCGTGAATAATGCTGACAAAACTGATTTATGCCTATTTTCTAAATCTTCGATATCCTGCAATTCCACCAAGACCAAACAGAATGGCCATTATGCTTGTCGGCTCAGGAACTGCCAGCTGTCCATTGAGTGTTGCGGTTTCCCAGGCGCTGTTTTCATCTTCTCTTACCTGGATATCCACGCCGAAGTATGTCTGATATGTAACCATCTCTTGGGCAAGAGCTGCAACGTCCGCGGCATCGGTCTCGTCATATATTGTTCCGCCGGTATCGTATGGCTCGGCATAATCATCATTTGCCCACCAGCTGCAGCCTATCGTGCCGACAACTCCGCTGACACTGCTTGAATTTGTATAGTCGCCCCAAGCCGGAAATGAGGTTCCAGCTGTAAGTGTCGACCAATCCGTGGTGTAATCGACTCCTTCCCAGTCGTATTTATAACGATACTGGATATTGCCGGCCATTTCGGCGGCTGTTTTCCCGGGCAGCCAGAATGTCCACAGCAGCATACTGCCGTTGTCTCCGGTGCTGAAGACTATAGCCTCTTGTGCTTCGAATATGGTTGTTCCGGGATGTGCACCACCACCCATGTTGACATATGTGCCGTCTGCAGCTGCTGCAAATGCACTTGGTGTCCAGGCCGAGAACAGGGTTGAATTCCATCCATCGGGGCCGGTGTCGATGTACAAATTGACATCCATCGCCTGTGCAACTGCGGCTGTGGCCAGAAGCAAGACGCAGATACAAATTACTACGCTGATCTTTTTCATTACTTCTCCTCCTTTTAGTGTGCGTGGCTTCGTCTGTTTGATCGCCGGGCAATCTATACGTCCGGTCGTCAACAGAATTCGTACGTGATTATAGCTTCATATCATCCAAATGTCAACGCATGAGGCAAAATTCAGGTAATATTGCCTGGTCAAATGGCGCAATATAGCGCTTAGTGGGCTGAATTATGAAAGTATGTGTGCAAAGATGCTGATAAAAACATGGTCTAATATCGCGCAGAGAGGGTAATTATGTCCAAAGCGGGTGTTGCGCACAGCATAAAGCATGCGTGGATTGGAGGTGATTCAAACAAATGCAGCCCGCCATTACAAAGCAGGATCATGGTCCAAATCGCCGACTG
Protein-coding sequences here:
- the serC gene encoding 3-phosphoserine/phosphohydroxythreonine transaminase encodes the protein MARVYNFNAGPAALPLPVLEKAQSELLDIASSGMSVMEMSHRSKEFKEIIEAAEAGVRKLMGVSDDYAVLFLQGGASLQFAMIPMNLRAPGKSADYIDTGSWASKAIKEAKVGDGACSVVWSGKEESYMRAPKPEELKFSSGAEYVHICSNETIGGIRYPVFPKTEAPLIADMSSEIMSRAIDVNQFGMIYAGAQKNIGPSGLALVIIRRDLIERTPDSVPIFLRYKTHAEGGSLYNTPNTWGIYIVKLITDWVASIGGIAALQKINEQKAAKLYTLLDSSNFWTAPADKASRSIMNVVWRLPSEELEEKFVGEAKKAGMIGLKGHRSVGGIRASIYNAVPMEAVDALVSFMKDFESANG
- a CDS encoding PEP-CTERM sorting domain-containing protein, encoding MKKISVVICICVLLLATAAVAQAMDVNLYIDTGPDGWNSTLFSAWTPSAFAAAADGTYVNMGGGAHPGTTIFEAQEAIVFSTGDNGSMLLWTFWLPGKTAAEMAGNIQYRYKYDWEGVDYTTDWSTLTAGTSFPAWGDYTNSSSVSGVVGTIGCSWWANDDYAEPYDTGGTIYDETDAADVAALAQEMVTYQTYFGVDIQVREDENSAWETATLNGQLAVPEPTSIMAILFGLGGIAGYRRFRK